The Engystomops pustulosus chromosome 1, aEngPut4.maternal, whole genome shotgun sequence genome has a window encoding:
- the CLDN23 gene encoding claudin-23: protein MRTPTVMIIGMVLAPCGLVLNLTSTVAPAWRTLSSLTDRPTDIIWNEGIWDICQESTTNQNKQCGQTDNAYFSQQVVQVARGLMIASLAVTALGIAVASWGVRCWEDVPHFIISAIGGTVIFISGVLSLIPIAWYNSQIYTLPNQGQLHTYVGYALVLGYLGSCFEIIGGFSLMLCFVPPCKKCLKNRGKPTSAMYYNQKQTPYKEKHDNHVYSVQIPDYQSNRYSVQNDNYQHGNKSNSMAYSPRSYTNPMDVTAGERPRSSRPGSQLSSLPCDSDLL, encoded by the coding sequence ATGCGGACCCCGACTGTGATGATCATTGGCATGGTGCTGGCCCCCTGTGGGCTGGTGCTAAACCTCACCTCTACGGTGGCACCAGCCTGGCGGACACTCAGCTCCTTAACGGACAGACCCACGGATATAATATGGAACGAAGGCATTTGGGATATATGCCAGGAGTCAACCACTAATCAGAACAAGCAGTGTGGACAGACGGACAATGCCTACTTCAGCCAACAGGTGGTGCAGGTGGCCCGGGGATTAATGATCGCCTCCCTGGCAGTCACTGCCCTGGGCATAGCCGTGGCCTCCTGGGGTGTGCGATGCTGGGAAGATGTGCCCCACTTCATAATATCTGCTATTGGTGGCACAGTGATCTTCATCTCAGGTGTCCTCAGTTTGATACCTATTGCTTGGTACAACTCTCAGATCTATACTTTGCCAAACCAGGGACAACTTCACACCTATGTAGGATATGCACTGGTCCTTGGCTACCTGGGTAGCTGCTTTGAAATCATAGGTGGATTTTCGCTTATGCTCTGCTTTGTACCACCCTGTAAGAAATGCTTGAAGAACAGGGGGAAACCTACATCAGCTATGTACTACAACCAAAAACAAACCCCCTACAAGGAAAAACACGATAACCATGTCTACAGTGTCCAGATTCCGGATTATCAATCaaatagatacagtgtacagaATGATAACTACCAGCATGGTAATAAGTCCAACTCTATGGCTTACAGCCCCAGGTCTTACACCAACCCCATGGACGTGACAGCAGGAGAGCGCCCTAGGAGTAGTAGACCTGGAAGTCAGCTGAGTTCTCTACCCTGTGACTCTGATCTACTGTAG